A single window of Phycisphaerales bacterium DNA harbors:
- a CDS encoding tetratricopeptide repeat protein, which yields MAPTTPESQAAPRHFKALATAALAGLLILLIAVTVQKLWSADFWWQLKNGEWILANRRVPDTLMYSHTAPNEPVREMRWLYSIIITWLWQGGGGALLVLFQAALVTLTFWIIVWPVRRVLLTPLGLLAVGLALLAGFNRWVVRPELLTYVFSAAFLVILERATRDGLSRGSRALWLLPLFQIIWTNTHSTFVFGPLLAWTFLGSQWLQSRLRATSPSTAAPTRNLLIVALLTTAACWMNPYGHWGAMYALEVFRLTQPGHTTARVITEMVSPFKVRFADWGWDFWAAAILSALAVLTYLPVRRLAPISRAVILLMSLYLLATLQRNLGIGAVLLAWVATRNCADLAAVPHTLKLRDSQPAHLASAALGLLFAITGWHIATDRYSVARSLPREFGLGVVEWYQPRGAEQFILQHKPQGNLFNIVRDGSYFTWRVSDVLPVMIDGRIEYGQEILRDVSGAAPATWNALTTKYNLGTAVIPTANYADLASFLYTSPDWALVSLDATSYVFLRNTPQNAPLIAQHRIDVNRWQPPATEPDDTVPAWKAAYGGVGRAWYNAGLANALAALDGHAAAIPYYEKAVANAPTVRRHKLALAPYYIVSGKSAEAETLLAGVSRNELADVDRTTAGLLAQAGQIPAAIAPAQRALDVYTGDHTLRIFTADLYFQTGNFAKARDMYTLALKDGVGSWNELNKLAHAHEQTGNLQEAARAYRASLEGEPRQPTIWNMAGELAARMGDFAWSKKCFETAIRLNPDSQRARTNLQQLNQHLANSEQPSHPPAPTTPQPQPPPPK from the coding sequence ATGGCCCCCACCACCCCCGAATCCCAAGCGGCCCCCCGCCACTTCAAAGCCCTCGCCACCGCCGCCCTCGCCGGGCTCCTCATCCTCCTCATCGCCGTCACCGTCCAGAAACTCTGGTCCGCCGACTTCTGGTGGCAGCTCAAGAACGGCGAGTGGATCCTCGCCAACCGGCGCGTGCCCGACACCCTCATGTACTCGCACACGGCCCCCAACGAGCCGGTCCGCGAGATGCGCTGGCTCTACTCCATCATCATCACGTGGCTCTGGCAGGGCGGCGGCGGGGCGCTGCTCGTGCTCTTCCAGGCCGCGCTCGTGACGCTCACCTTCTGGATCATCGTGTGGCCGGTTCGGCGCGTGCTGCTGACGCCGCTGGGCCTGCTCGCCGTCGGCCTCGCCCTGCTTGCCGGCTTCAACCGCTGGGTCGTCCGCCCCGAGTTGCTCACGTACGTCTTCTCCGCCGCGTTTCTCGTGATCCTTGAGCGTGCTACCCGCGACGGACTCTCGCGTGGAAGCCGCGCCCTCTGGCTCCTCCCGCTATTCCAGATCATCTGGACCAACACCCACTCCACCTTCGTCTTTGGCCCGCTGCTCGCGTGGACCTTCCTCGGTTCGCAATGGCTGCAATCGCGCCTGCGCGCCACCTCGCCCTCCACCGCCGCGCCCACCCGCAACCTCCTCATCGTCGCCCTCCTCACCACCGCCGCCTGCTGGATGAACCCCTACGGCCACTGGGGCGCCATGTACGCCCTCGAGGTGTTCCGCCTCACCCAGCCCGGCCACACAACCGCCCGGGTCATCACCGAGATGGTCAGCCCCTTCAAGGTCCGCTTCGCCGACTGGGGCTGGGACTTCTGGGCCGCGGCCATCCTCTCCGCCCTCGCCGTGCTCACCTACCTCCCCGTCCGCAGGCTCGCCCCCATCTCCCGCGCCGTCATCCTGCTGATGTCCCTCTACCTCCTCGCCACGCTCCAGCGCAACCTCGGCATCGGCGCGGTGCTGCTCGCGTGGGTCGCCACCCGCAACTGCGCCGACCTCGCCGCGGTCCCCCACACCCTGAAACTCCGCGACAGCCAGCCCGCCCACCTCGCCAGCGCCGCCCTCGGGCTGCTCTTCGCGATCACCGGCTGGCACATCGCCACCGACCGATACTCCGTCGCCCGCTCCCTCCCGCGCGAGTTCGGCCTGGGCGTTGTCGAGTGGTACCAGCCCCGCGGCGCCGAGCAGTTCATCCTTCAGCACAAGCCCCAGGGCAACCTCTTCAATATCGTCCGCGACGGCAGCTACTTCACCTGGCGAGTCAGCGACGTCCTGCCCGTCATGATCGACGGTCGCATTGAGTACGGGCAGGAGATCCTCCGCGACGTCAGCGGCGCCGCCCCCGCCACCTGGAACGCACTCACCACCAAGTACAACCTCGGCACCGCTGTCATCCCCACCGCCAACTACGCGGACCTCGCATCATTCCTCTACACCTCGCCCGATTGGGCCCTGGTCTCACTTGACGCCACCAGCTACGTCTTCCTCCGCAACACACCGCAGAATGCCCCGCTCATCGCCCAGCACCGCATCGACGTCAACCGCTGGCAGCCCCCCGCAACCGAGCCCGACGACACCGTCCCCGCATGGAAAGCCGCGTACGGCGGTGTCGGGCGCGCCTGGTACAACGCCGGCCTCGCCAACGCCCTCGCCGCCCTCGACGGGCACGCCGCCGCGATCCCCTACTACGAGAAGGCCGTCGCCAACGCCCCCACGGTCCGCCGCCACAAGCTCGCCCTCGCGCCGTACTACATCGTGTCGGGCAAGTCCGCGGAGGCCGAGACGCTCCTGGCCGGCGTCTCCCGCAACGAGCTCGCCGATGTCGACCGCACCACCGCGGGCCTCCTCGCCCAGGCCGGCCAGATCCCCGCGGCCATCGCCCCCGCCCAGCGCGCCCTCGACGTCTACACCGGCGACCACACGCTCCGCATCTTCACCGCCGACCTCTACTTCCAGACCGGCAACTTCGCCAAAGCGCGCGATATGTACACCCTCGCGCTCAAGGACGGCGTCGGCTCCTGGAACGAGCTCAACAAGCTCGCCCACGCCCACGAGCAGACCGGCAACCTCCAGGAAGCCGCCCGCGCCTACCGCGCCTCCCTCGAGGGGGAGCCCCGTCAGCCCACCATCTGGAACATGGCCGGCGAGCTCGCGGCCCGCATGGGCGACTTCGCCTGGTCCAAGAAGTGCTTCGAGACCGCCATCCGCCTCAACCCCGACTCCCAGCGCGCCCGCACCAACCTCCAGCAGCTCAACCAGCACCTCGCCAACTCGGAGCAGCCCTCGCACCCGCCCGCGCCGACCACCCCACAACCGCAGCCACCCCCACCGAAGTAA
- a CDS encoding MgtC/SapB family protein, translating to MPDPVPVPLLNVSESIQVLAISMGLGGIVGLQREWAESNIAGIRTFPLITVLGTIAGLLFGFNQPLGITMIVICMVGVIAASMLGNYLRARPWLPPPAPNPLGSVPRKEKTGSGITTEMAILVMYAVGVYLAFGYATGHTVIAVAVTGAVVLLLYAKDLLHKFVSSLGATDVHGIMQFILLACIILPVLPNQGYGPFEVLNPRNIWLVVVLVVGISLMGYIAYRLVGERAGTVLSGLIGGMISSTATTASFARITRDQQDSNGHAARTALVAIMLASAMVFIRLFLELSATAPNYLWTIFAPLLAIGIATAILALILFVSSRDNQQSLPQQQNPTNLRAAFLFALIYAAVSLGAAYAQEHLGSRGLYAVAAISGLSDMDAITLSSGRAVTEGRMEPHQATRAIAIALISSMAMKVIICGVLGSPALLRRAVLVFALNAAAAVAVILFWPRM from the coding sequence ATGCCCGACCCCGTCCCGGTCCCCCTCCTCAACGTCAGCGAGTCCATCCAAGTCCTCGCCATCTCCATGGGCCTGGGCGGCATCGTGGGCCTGCAGCGCGAGTGGGCCGAGTCCAACATCGCGGGCATCCGCACCTTCCCCCTCATCACGGTCCTGGGCACCATCGCCGGCCTGCTCTTCGGCTTCAACCAGCCCCTGGGCATCACGATGATCGTCATCTGCATGGTCGGCGTCATCGCCGCCAGCATGCTGGGCAACTACCTCCGCGCCCGCCCCTGGCTCCCGCCCCCCGCGCCCAACCCCCTCGGCTCTGTTCCGCGCAAGGAGAAGACGGGCTCGGGCATCACGACCGAGATGGCCATCCTCGTGATGTACGCGGTGGGCGTCTACCTCGCCTTCGGCTACGCCACCGGCCACACCGTCATCGCTGTCGCGGTCACCGGCGCCGTCGTCCTCCTGCTCTACGCCAAGGACCTGCTGCACAAGTTCGTCAGCAGCCTGGGCGCCACGGATGTGCACGGCATCATGCAGTTCATCCTGCTCGCCTGCATCATCCTCCCCGTGCTGCCCAACCAGGGCTACGGGCCCTTCGAGGTCCTCAACCCGCGCAACATCTGGCTCGTCGTCGTGCTCGTCGTGGGCATCAGCCTCATGGGCTACATCGCCTACCGCCTGGTCGGCGAGCGCGCCGGCACCGTCCTCTCCGGCCTCATCGGCGGCATGATCTCCTCCACCGCCACCACCGCCAGCTTCGCCCGCATCACCCGCGACCAGCAGGACAGCAACGGGCACGCCGCCCGTACCGCCCTCGTCGCCATCATGCTCGCCTCCGCCATGGTCTTCATCCGCCTCTTCCTCGAGCTCTCCGCCACCGCCCCCAACTACCTCTGGACCATCTTCGCCCCGCTCCTCGCCATCGGCATCGCCACCGCCATCCTCGCCCTCATCCTCTTCGTCAGCTCCCGCGACAACCAGCAGTCCCTCCCCCAGCAGCAGAACCCCACCAACCTCCGCGCCGCCTTCCTCTTCGCCCTCATCTACGCCGCCGTTTCCCTCGGCGCCGCCTACGCCCAGGAACACCTCGGCTCCCGCGGCCTCTACGCCGTCGCCGCCATCTCCGGCCTCTCCGACATGGACGCCATCACCCTCTCCTCCGGGCGCGCCGTCACCGAGGGCCGCATGGAGCCCCACCAGGCCACCCGCGCCATCGCCATCGCCCTCATCTCCAGCATGGCCATGAAGGTCATCATCTGCGGCGTCCTGGGCAGCCCCGCCCTGCTCCGCCGCGCCGTCCTCGTCTTCGCCCTCAACGCCGCGGCCGCCGTCGCCGTCATCCTCTTCTGGCCGCGGATGTAA